Proteins encoded within one genomic window of Vairimorpha necatrix chromosome 3, complete sequence:
- a CDS encoding WD40-repeat-containing protein, translating into MSTIENNDIREVSDFIFPEFKVHDEGVVTQHWQLKDMLKIHNGNLIFPQSNKVYSYDPKTRTKLLLSEDLSFPPASLCVEEDFLAIGGGKGQLYVKNLINNETKYYFLSDNINNHISIHDKKIYASNNDRKLRILSVENDSVQTIDFISQINHTSVSPDGKYLIMVGDSNDVFLYVIENSNYRFLKKLKTINDSGFSVAWNNFSNKFAVASQDGFVSVWDLRSDEKSYILRSKQQGTHKGAVRNVFFSIKKSLDLIFFTEQSSYLSIFDARSFEKRQLVNLGDDVQITGATISEEDFKIFVSSEHKIYEYDINTISRRIFDTK; encoded by the coding sequence ATGTCAACAATAGAGAATAATGATATACGCGAAGTTTcggattttatatttcccGAATTTAAAGTTCATGATGAAGGAGTAGTAACTCAACACTGGCAACTTAAAGATATGCTAAAGATCCATAATggaaatttaatatttccaCAATCAAATAAGGTGTATTCTTATGATCCTAAAACAAGAACAAAACTCCTTTTATCGGAAGATTTATCGTTTCCCCCAGCTTCTTTGTGTGTTGAAGAAGATTTTCTTGCAATAGGCGGAGGAAAAGGACAGTTATAcgtcaaaaatttaattaataacgaaacgaaatattattttttaagtgATAATATCAATAACCATATATCAATTCAcgacaaaaaaatttatgcgTCGAATAATGATCGAAAATTAAGAATTCTATCTGTAGAAAATGATTCAGTACAAActattgattttattagCCAAATAAATCATACAAGTGTGAGTCCTGATGGAAAATATCTTATAATGGTAGGAGATTCGAAtgatgtatttttatacgtAATCGAAAATTCAAATTATAGATTCTTAAAGAAACTGAAGACCATTAATGACAGTGGCTTTAGTGTTGCTTGGAATAATTTCTCAAATAAGTTTGCTGTTGCGTCGCAAGATGGATTTGTTAGTGTTTGGGATTTGAGATCGGACGAAAagtcatatattttaagaagTAAACAACAAGGAACTCATAAAGGAGCAGTTCGAAATGTCTTCTTCAGTATTAAAAAGTCATTagatttgatatttttcaCTGAACAATCTTCTTACCTATCAATATTTGATGCTAGAAGTTTCGAAAAACGTCAATTAGTAAATCTAGGAGATGATGTGCAAATAACAGGAGCAACAATCTCAGAAGAAgactttaaaatatttgtatcttctgaacataaaatttatgaatatGATATAAACACAATATCAAGAAGAATATTtgatacaaaataa